A stretch of Lathyrus oleraceus cultivar Zhongwan6 chromosome 6, CAAS_Psat_ZW6_1.0, whole genome shotgun sequence DNA encodes these proteins:
- the LOC127094824 gene encoding uncharacterized protein LOC127094824 has translation MNPERKSIHNYKFVEPALVVLRGLGARLDLTHKDAFKEMYGNLLGIMNIEVNVTAVHTLVQFYDPPLRCFTFQDYQLAPTLEEYSHILGIRIKNQVPYICTKELPEYRELAEALHMGKKEIKLNLKPKGGIHGFTSKFLVDKAITFAEAGSWTTFNAHLALLIYGIVLFPNMEEFVDLAAIQIFLTQNPIPTLLADTYYSIHVRTQKKKGIIVCCTPLLYRWFILHLPNEGPFIENKYNLKWSQRIMSLKAEDIPWYSRVYDGVKLILNCGDFHNVPLLGTKEGINYNLRLSLRQLGYPMMDKPDLESVEGFVLYEGVEEPELIKKIVKAWGSIRPQGRAEMGKKNSIAKEAYTSWVKSRVCEVLLPFPPEPSMNLQSLELENQPNSEMDELKKVIKTLEKENVDLKSKLAKISLEKETLKFNLNQKRDRVRQADDEVQTEVFKRLKVGDTLKGTYASLTTKKKQLAEAQY, from the coding sequence ATGAATCCCGAGAGGAAGAGCATCCATAATTACAAGTTTGTGGAACCTGCATTGGTGGTGTTGAGAGGACTTGGGGCACGTTTAGACCTGACTCACAAAGACGCCTTCAAGGAAATGTATGGTAACCTGCTGGGAATTATGAACATCGAGGTCAACGTCACCGCTGTGCACACCTTGGTACAGTTCTACGATCCACCACTAAGGTGCTTTACTTTCCAAGACTATCAGCTAGCGCCGACACTAGAAGAGTATTCTCATATCTTAGGTATCAGGATAAAGAACCAAGTGCCCTACATCTGCACTAAGGAACTTCCTGAATATCGAGAACTTGCTGAAGCTCTGCACATGGGAAAGAAGGAGATAAAATTAAACCTGAAACCAAAAGGTGGAATCCATGGCTTCACCTCTAAATTTCTCGTAGACAAAGCTATCACTTTCGCTGAAGCTGGAAGCTGGACGACCTTTAACGCCCATCTAGCTTTACTcatctatgggattgtcttgtttCCGAATATGGAAGAGTTCGTAGACTTGGCTGCTATTCAGATCTTCTTGACTCAGAACCCGATTCCCACTCTTCTTGCTGATACTTACTATTCCATTCACGTAAGGACCCAGAAGAAGAAAGGGATTATCGTCTGTTGCACCCCTTTACTGTATAGATGGTTTATTTTGCATCTACCCAATGAAGGTCCTTTCATTGAGAACAAATATAATCTGAAGTGGTCCCAGAGGATCATGTCTTTAAAAGCCGAAGACATTCCTTGGTATTCTCGAGTGTACGATGGTGTCAAGCTCATCCTAAATTGTGGAGATTTTCataatgtacctcttcttggtacaaaagaaggaatcaactacaacctgAGGTTATCATTACGACAACTTGGATATCCTATGATGGACAAACCTGATCTCGAAAGTGTAGAAGGTTTTGTTTTGTACGAAGGAGTCGAAGAGCCAGAGTTGATAAAGAAGATTGTCAAAGCTTGGGGGTCGATTCGTCCTCAAGGAAGAGCAGAGATGGGTAAGAAGAATTCTATCGCCAAGGAAGCTTACACCAGTTGGGTCAAAAGCAGAGTCTGTGAGGTCTTATTGCCGTTCCCGCCTGAACCATCCATGAACCTCCAATCTTTGGAGCTAGAGAACCAGCCTAATTCTGAGATGGATGAACTGAAGAAGGTTATCAAGACTCTAGAGAAGGAGAATGTCGATCTCAAATCTAAGCTTGCTAAGATTTCATTGGAGAAAGAGACTTTGAAGTTCAATTTGAATCAGAAGAGGGACCGAGTTCGCCAAGCAGATGATGAGGTACAAACCGAGGTTTTCAAAAGACTCAAAGTGGGTGACACCCTCAAAGGGACTTATGCCAGTCTGACGACCAAAAAGAAGCAGTTAGCCGAAGCCCAATACTGA